CTGCAGCGGCCTTCGTGTAATCCTCGAGCCAGCGTAGCCACCGTTCGGGCCGTGCAGTCATGTCCTGCTCGATGCCGGCAGAGCCGAGTTGCCTGTCGATCCGAGTGTCGACATCGTCGCCATCCACATCCTCGACCAAGCCCGCGGACCAACGGAGCAGTTCCTGGGCGACCCGGAAATGGTCGTCCATGCCGGACGACGGGTGGATCAGCATCGATGCCACCAGGGGCGACTGCTGTGTGGCCTGGTGTAAGGAGTCGAAAACCGCTTCTCTGGCGTCGTGGGGCCCGAGTCGGTTGGGAGTCCGTATCAGACGGACGGCAGAGGCGACGAGAAATGCTCGAACTGCCTCGGGGACCTGTTCATCAGGAGCGATCTGGTTGGTCGGGATGCACAACGGCACAGAGCTCAAGGTCTTGTAGTAGAGGTCTCCGCCGGTGTACCAGTCATTGATCCCCTCCGGCACCCGATACGTCGGCGTGCGGACCTCTAGGATGCCTTCTGCGCCAGCAGTCCTGAGGCTCGCCACGAAGTCTCGTGGGGCGAGGGGATTCTGGTCGTCCTGAAGGAAATTTGCCTCAGGAGTCGCGGTGTACCCGAGGTACGTGGCGAAGACCTTGCCGTTCACCGTCACGCCTGGACGCGCTCGGTCCTCCCAGATGTCGACGATCCTCCTCGGTACCTGCTTTGGCTCGGCCGTCGGCGACGCAGCCTCAGCGCTGACGTCCGCGACTGACGAATCGTCGGCCTCGTCATCGATGACTAGCACGTGGAACGGCTTGTCGCGCGCAGCGGCACCCCCGTAGGCGTCTCGCATGACCTTGGCGAGCCGCTGCAGGTGCGCCCAGTTCTTCATGACAATGGCGAGGATCGGTTTGTTCTGCTGCAAAGCAAGGTTCAGCGCCGCTGGCGCGCCGATCTGGTACAGCAGGTCGATATTGACGTCGGAGGGGTCGGTCGGGATGGTTCGTGGCACGAGAAGCCGGCGCTTGTGGGCGTTCGTCGCGAACGCCAGTTGCTCGGTTGCCCGCTCGTAAGTCTGTTTCCACAAGGCGGTTCGGGTTCCGGCGAGGATGATCACTGCATCGACGCCACGATCCAGTGCTTTGGCTGCAACGGCCATCATCGAAGCGGTCTTACCCGATTGCACAGCCCCCATCACGAGACCGCTGCGCTCACGGGAGGAGGGCCACCGGCCTTCGGCCGGATCACCGACCCCGAAGACACCCCGATCGACGATGAACTCGGCGTCGGCTTCAATGACTGCGCGGCTGGTTGCGTTGATTCCACTCAGATGAGCCGCATAGGTCTCCCACCAGGAGGGCTCCGAGACCGCACCTGTTGGACGGTAGATCCGCACCATTCCATGCGGCGCGCCGTTGCTCATGCGCGCAGGAGCGCTGCCAGCCCAGACTCGCCGAACTGTTGTTTGATACGGACGTCCGCGGTTACGGGGTCGACGTCAAGCACTTCCAGCAGCTCCCTTACCACCTTCGCAATGAACTCCCACTGGTCCTTCGACTGCGCGCTCGTCGGTCGCTTCCAACCGCTCGATGCCTCCAGGATCGCGGGCGTTGCATCGTCGGACAAGGCGCGCAGGTCGTCACCGAGCACAAGGCTCGCCGCTGACATCCCGATCACGCCAGCGACGAGTTGCAGTTCCTGCCACTTACCCTTGCTTTGGGCGTTCCTAAAGGTAGGTGCCCAGCCTCCGTTTGCCTCGACGATGGCGTGAGCGTCCACGCCCTGGTCGAGCATCGTCATCGCGAACTTGACCCGGTCAGTGCTCCGGAGACGATCGCCGGCGGTCTCCTGAACCCGCTTGAGGAGGGCATTGATGTGGCTCGCGGTCGACCGTCCCTGAACCTCGTCATCGAGGAGAAGTGTTGCGGCCGTCCATGAAAGGATCTTGGTGCGCTTGTATCCGACTCGATCGAACCCGTATCCGTCGAGCGTCTTCGGCGTAGAGCTCAGATCGTCCCAGACGTCGACCAGGAACGGTGCCACAGCCTCGACGTCCTCGGCGTCCCCAGCGGTGACGAGCAGTGCCTTCATCAGGTCCAGCTCGTGATACAGAGCGTTGCGGATTTCTTCCGCGTTGAGGTGCTTGCCCTGCTTGTTATACAGGCTGAACACCTCGTGGACCTG
This region of Cumulibacter manganitolerans genomic DNA includes:
- a CDS encoding Z1 domain-containing protein, whose product is MSNGAPHGMVRIYRPTGAVSEPSWWETYAAHLSGINATSRAVIEADAEFIVDRGVFGVGDPAEGRWPSSRERSGLVMGAVQSGKTASMMAVAAKALDRGVDAVIILAGTRTALWKQTYERATEQLAFATNAHKRRLLVPRTIPTDPSDVNIDLLYQIGAPAALNLALQQNKPILAIVMKNWAHLQRLAKVMRDAYGGAAARDKPFHVLVIDDEADDSSVADVSAEAASPTAEPKQVPRRIVDIWEDRARPGVTVNGKVFATYLGYTATPEANFLQDDQNPLAPRDFVASLRTAGAEGILEVRTPTYRVPEGINDWYTGGDLYYKTLSSVPLCIPTNQIAPDEQVPEAVRAFLVASAVRLIRTPNRLGPHDAREAVFDSLHQATQQSPLVASMLIHPSSGMDDHFRVAQELLRWSAGLVEDVDGDDVDTRIDRQLGSAGIEQDMTARPERWLRWLEDYTKAAAAVVSMPGAGNRPVPKLDEWPSVQNAILSQIVPATSVRVINSHEDADDRPQYSPTRLADETWRAPQNLSTIFVSGNVMSRGLTLEGLTTTLFTRRAGIPFADTQMQMQRWFGYRGRYIDLCRVFMPQDLLANFVTYHEDDEALRLDVLARMKSSDALPDISVLQGRTYLATGKIANLRSKPLFPGPKPFITHMNAPGDDDANLRHVAELFADDPINVGSGARPRGLLRSEPMSLLEAADLLDQLRYSDHGPGRDGPEGERWRSVENHAQLGADPVVPFFRAPCVPGGRDLGEKSPYWVAAYLRFWHACLIRRVPSVVTTDEPPTRWDLVDLGTKWAKQPRFWVGLRFGDGSVVTNGPLAALAGPVRAMKRQVAGNELRATWGSRGRGVDGEIRGDDQFDYSARHQKANLTRAGDRKAGEDGLILFHPIERIAGSVTTAIGLSIPLGGPDQIHAMTGSSSD